A section of the Humulus lupulus chromosome 2, drHumLupu1.1, whole genome shotgun sequence genome encodes:
- the LOC133817106 gene encoding probable inactive leucine-rich repeat receptor-like protein kinase At3g03770 isoform X4, giving the protein MGLFFSFILLLFSEVIFLPGSYQQQTSQSRILLQLKKQLENPNSLQAWENYVDLCNIPPSVNVSILCQDTSVTELKIMGDKVPKGDEFNGFAIPNQTLSEAFSIDSFVTTLTKLSSLRVLRLVSLGIWGPFPDKIHRLSSLELLDLSSNFMYGSVPPKISTMVKLNTLALDGNYFNGTVPDWLESLSNLTILSLKNNLLQGQLPDSVSRVETLTDISMANNKISGKLPDLSALTSLRVLDLRENQLDSKLPRLPTQLITVLLSKNSFSGDIPEHFGDLTQLQHLDLSSNNLTGAPPSALFSLPNISYLNLASNMFSGSLPDKLSCGAKLGFVDISSNRLVGGIPPCLASNSDKRFVKYNANCLSIDSNHQHHGAYCREAIKGKKPSRGIVITVLVAAISGTILFAVLLVFGVLFFRRRNHPRKPAEQQNTLPKQQENSPSVFCSELVTNARLISQAAKLGTQGAPVCRLFSYEELREATNNFDKSIFLGEGFTGKLYKGKLENGTYVTVRSLVFSKKYSIQNLKGRLDFLSKLHHPNLVALLGYCTENGGQDDNSANKVFLVYEYVPNGSYRTYLSENSPEKILKWSDRLAILIGVAKAVHFLHTGVIPGCFNNRLKTNNILLDEHRIAKLSDYGISIIREAIEKVEAKGERTKSSHKKTVEDDVYNFGFILLESLVGPIVSGKGETFLLNEMASFGSQDGRKKIVDPIVLTTSSQESLSIVVSITRKCISHDVPSRPSFEDVLWNLQYAAQVQATADADQKSDSASQA; this is encoded by the exons ATGGGGTTGTTTTTCTCGTTTATTCTATTACTTTTTTCTGAGGTTATATTCCTTCCGGGTTCATATCAACAGCAAACTTCTCAAAGCCGAATCTTGCTTCAACTAAAGAAGCAATTGGAGAATCCCAACTCGTTACAAGCTTGGGAAAATTATGTTGACTTGTGTAACATTCCTCCCTCTGTTAATGTCAGCATATTATGCCAGGACACTTCAGTGACAGAGCTCAAAATAATGGGAGATAAGGTTCCTAAGGGTGATGAGTTTAATGGCTTTGCAATCCCCAATCAGACTCTTTCAGAGGCTTTTTCTATTGACTCGTTTGTCACAACACTGACCAAGTTAAGCAGCTTGAGAGTTCTTAGATTAGTGTCTTTGGGAATTTGGGGACCATTTCCTGATAAGATTCATAGGCTATCTTCACTTGAACTCTTGGACTTGAGCTCAAATTTCATGTATGGTTCTGTTCCTCCTAAGATATCTACGATGGTTAAGCTTAATACTTTAGCACTAGATGGGAATTACTTCAATGGAACTGTTCCTGATTGGCTGGAATCTTTGTCAAATCTCACTATTTTGAGCTTGAAGAACAACCTGTTGCAGGGTCAGCTTCCTGATTCAGTTTCTAGAGTTGAGACACTTACTGATATTTCCATGGCTAATAACAAGATATCTGGTAAACTACCTGATTTGAGTGCCTTAACTAGTTTGCGTGTATTAGATTTAAGAGAGAATCAATTAGATTCTAAATTGCCACGATTGCCAACTCAATTGATTACAGTTCTTCTTAGCAAGAACTCATTCTCAGGAGATATTCCTGAGCATTTTGGTGATCTTACTCAGCTTCAGCACCTTGATCTTTCATCCAATAATCTAACTGGGGCCCCTCCTTCTGCCTTGTTCTCTTTGCCAAACATCAGCTATTTGAACTTAGCATCCAATATGTTTAGTGGGTCACTTCCAGACAAGCTAAGTTGTGGTGCCAAACTTGGGTTTGTAGATATTTCAAGCAACAGATTAGTGGGTGGAATTCCTCCTTGTTTGGCTAGTAATTCAGACAAAAGATTTGTTAAATACAATGCAAATTGTCTATCCATTGATTCCAATCATCAGCATCATGGTGCATACTGTAGAGAAGCCATTAAAGGAAAGAAACCATCAAGAGGAATAGTTATAACAGTGCTAGTTGCTGCCATTAGTGGCACTATACTTTTTGCTGTGCTTTTAGTATTTGGGGTGCTTTTCTTTCGTAGACGAAACCATCCAAGGAAGCCTGCTGAGCAGCAGAACACATTGCCAAAACAGCAAGAGAATTCACCATCAGTGTTTTGTTCTGAACTTGTTACAAATGCCA GGCTTATTTCCCAAGCAGCCAAGCTGGGGACACAAGGAGCCCCAGTCTGTAGATTGTTCTCTTATGAAGAGTTGAGAGAAGCAACAAACAACTTTGACAAGTCCATATTTTTGGGTGAAGGCTTCACAGGGAAG ctTTACAAGGGAAAACTGGAAAATGGAACGTATGTTACTGTAAGATCTCTGGTTTTTTCAAAGAAGTATTCAATTCAGAACCTCAAAGGCCGGCTTGATTTTCTCTCAAAGCTTCACCATCCAAATTTAGTTGCTCTGTTGGGCTATTGCACTGAAAATGGTGGACAAGATGATAATAGTGCCAACAAAGTCTTCCTAGTCTATGAATATGTGCCTAATGGGAGCTACCGCACATATCTATCAG AAAATTCTCCAGAAAAGATTCTAAAATGGTCTGACAGACTAGCTATTCTAATTGGAGTAGCCAAGGCTGTGCATTTTCTCCACACTGGGGTTATTCCCGGTTGCTTCAACAACCGATTGAAGACGAACAATATATTGCTTGACGAGCATCGGATTGCAAAGTTGAGTGACTATGGGATTTCCATCATCAGAGAAGCAATTGAAAAAGTTGAG GCCAAGGGAGAGCGCACAAAATCAAG CCATAAGAAAACAGTTGAGGATGATGTCTACAACTTTGGATTTATATTACTTGAATCACTTGTTGGACCAATAGTAAGTGGAAAAGGAGAGACTTTTCTGCTAAATGAAATG GCATCGTTTGGTAGTCAAGATGGCCGAAAGAAGATAGTGGATCCAATTGTGCTGACCACGTCCTCACAGGAGTCATTGTCAATTGTGGTATCAATCACCAGAAAATGCATATCTCACGACGTGCCATCTCGGCCATCTTTTGAAGATGTGCTTTGGAATCTACAGTATGCTGCTCAAGTTCAGGCCACAGCTGATGCTGATCAGAAATCAGATTCTGCATCACAGGCCTAG